The following are encoded together in the Zingiber officinale cultivar Zhangliang chromosome 8A, Zo_v1.1, whole genome shotgun sequence genome:
- the LOC122008045 gene encoding oxidation resistance protein 1-like isoform X2 has product MLSWKEKVAARLSRILADSPSSPTTPSGDYSPIAMEDEAISSQDYSFQAKRSFSSNFLSTLNSASGDADASEPKSPAHIHSEGSSPQKSLPKKRSANSSAWKNLPSNFGEENGTRSECREIPESSKEDMDQFPNRPINRYSMFVEASTQHDPNEYLSYLTEKSTFMYADLFQFFGSCLPNIVKGCQWILLYSTWKHGISLQTLLRKSADLPGPCLLIVGDMQGAIFGGLLNSPLKPTSTRKYQGTGETFVFSTIYGEPRFFRATGANRFYYLCLNDQLAFGGGRNYALSLEEDLLRGTSGPCETFGNSCLAHTSEFELKNVELWGFAHSSRLLT; this is encoded by the exons ATGCTCTCATGGAAGGAAAAGGTGGCGGCGAGGCTCTCCCGGATCCTCGCCGACTCCCCTTCTTCTCCTACTACTCCTTCCGGAGATTACTCCCCCATCGCTATGGAGGACGAG GCAATATCTTCACAAGACTATTCATTTCAAGCTAAACGGTCTTTCTCTTCAAACTTTTTGTCTACTTTGAACTCAGCCAGTGGTGATGCTGATGCAAGTGAGCCAAAATCACCTGCTCATATTCATAGCGAAGGTTCCTCACCACAAAAGTCACTACCTAAAAAAAGGAGTGCAAATTCCTCGGCATGGAAAAATCTACCTTCTAATTTTGGAGAGGAAAATGGAACAAGAAGTGAGTGCAGAGAAATTCCTGAGAGTTCAAAAGAGGACATGGACCAGTTCCCCAATAGACCTATCAATCGTTATTCCATGTTTGTTGAAGCGTCCACTCAACATGACCCTAATGAATATCTTTCTTATCTTACTGAAAAGTCTACATTTATGTATGCTGacctttttcaattttttggCTCATGTTTGCCTAATATTGTCAAAGGATGTCAATGGATTCTGTTGTATAG CACATGGAAACATGGGATATCACTTCAAACTCTCCTTCGTAAGAGTGCTGACCTTCCGGGTCCATGCCTATTA ATTGTTGGGGATATGCAAGGTGCTATTTTTGGTGGCCTTCTGAATAGTCCTTTAAAGCCTACATCTACAAGGAAGTATCAA GGCACAGGCGAAACCTTTGTGTTCAGTACAATTTATGGGGAACCAAGGTTCTTTAGAGCAACTG GTGCAAATAGGTTTTACTACTTGTGCTTGAATGATCAACTTGCATTTGGTGGGGGTCGAAACTATGCTTTATCCCTTGAGGAAGATCT GTTGCGTGGAACCAGTGGCCCTTGTGAAACATTTGGAAACTCTTGCTTGGCTCATACTTCAGAATTTGAGCTGAAGAATGTTGAG TTGTGGGGGTTTGCTCATTCATCTCGTTTGCTCACGTAA
- the LOC122008045 gene encoding oxidation resistance protein 1-like isoform X1: MLTCEIPSKVKVIENLYFCTEMRYLLYCYYVLNMDMQGKVMGLWSMKYFLILYVTNLPFLQAISSQDYSFQAKRSFSSNFLSTLNSASGDADASEPKSPAHIHSEGSSPQKSLPKKRSANSSAWKNLPSNFGEENGTRSECREIPESSKEDMDQFPNRPINRYSMFVEASTQHDPNEYLSYLTEKSTFMYADLFQFFGSCLPNIVKGCQWILLYSTWKHGISLQTLLRKSADLPGPCLLIVGDMQGAIFGGLLNSPLKPTSTRKYQGTGETFVFSTIYGEPRFFRATGANRFYYLCLNDQLAFGGGRNYALSLEEDLLRGTSGPCETFGNSCLAHTSEFELKNVELWGFAHSSRLLT, from the exons ATGTTGACTTGTGAAATTCCATCTAAGGTGAAAGTAATTGAGAATCTATATTTCTGTACTGAAATGCGTTATTTACTATACTGTTATTATGTGCTCAACATGGACATGCAAGGTAAGGTTATGGGGTTATGGAGCATGAAATACTTTTTGATTTTGTATGTCACTAATCTCCCTTTCTTGCAGGCAATATCTTCACAAGACTATTCATTTCAAGCTAAACGGTCTTTCTCTTCAAACTTTTTGTCTACTTTGAACTCAGCCAGTGGTGATGCTGATGCAAGTGAGCCAAAATCACCTGCTCATATTCATAGCGAAGGTTCCTCACCACAAAAGTCACTACCTAAAAAAAGGAGTGCAAATTCCTCGGCATGGAAAAATCTACCTTCTAATTTTGGAGAGGAAAATGGAACAAGAAGTGAGTGCAGAGAAATTCCTGAGAGTTCAAAAGAGGACATGGACCAGTTCCCCAATAGACCTATCAATCGTTATTCCATGTTTGTTGAAGCGTCCACTCAACATGACCCTAATGAATATCTTTCTTATCTTACTGAAAAGTCTACATTTATGTATGCTGacctttttcaattttttggCTCATGTTTGCCTAATATTGTCAAAGGATGTCAATGGATTCTGTTGTATAG CACATGGAAACATGGGATATCACTTCAAACTCTCCTTCGTAAGAGTGCTGACCTTCCGGGTCCATGCCTATTA ATTGTTGGGGATATGCAAGGTGCTATTTTTGGTGGCCTTCTGAATAGTCCTTTAAAGCCTACATCTACAAGGAAGTATCAA GGCACAGGCGAAACCTTTGTGTTCAGTACAATTTATGGGGAACCAAGGTTCTTTAGAGCAACTG GTGCAAATAGGTTTTACTACTTGTGCTTGAATGATCAACTTGCATTTGGTGGGGGTCGAAACTATGCTTTATCCCTTGAGGAAGATCT GTTGCGTGGAACCAGTGGCCCTTGTGAAACATTTGGAAACTCTTGCTTGGCTCATACTTCAGAATTTGAGCTGAAGAATGTTGAG TTGTGGGGGTTTGCTCATTCATCTCGTTTGCTCACGTAA